One segment of Curtobacterium poinsettiae DNA contains the following:
- a CDS encoding HAD-IIA family hydrolase produces the protein MTDGVDVVLTDLDGVVYRGRNAIPHAVEALTRASLTARVGYITNNASRRPIDVAEHLERYGLEVSEGDVVTSSQAGVQLLATLVPAGSTVLVTGGLGLSSIVEAAGFTVTSSAEDSPAAVIQGFSPDLGWKELAEASFALADPDVPWVATNLDWSIPVERGIAPGNGTLVSAVHQAVGRMPVVAGKPERPIFDTAVARFGGGRTLFIGDRLDTDIKGANDVGIPSVLVLTGIDKAKQVLAADQRSRPTYVLEDLRGLAQPYPATVRREDEDGTRYVSVGTSTVAMRGHVVRVLDAGTDIDRLRAGATLIWESGLAIYGLDVDPQLYGGE, from the coding sequence TTGACCGACGGCGTCGACGTGGTCCTCACCGACCTCGACGGCGTCGTCTACCGGGGCCGCAACGCCATCCCGCACGCGGTGGAAGCCCTGACCCGGGCATCGCTGACGGCGCGGGTCGGCTACATCACGAACAACGCCTCCCGCCGCCCGATCGACGTCGCCGAGCACCTCGAGCGCTACGGGCTCGAGGTCTCCGAGGGTGACGTCGTCACCTCGTCGCAGGCCGGCGTCCAGCTGCTCGCGACCCTGGTACCGGCCGGATCGACCGTCCTGGTCACCGGCGGGCTCGGGCTGTCGAGCATCGTCGAGGCTGCCGGGTTCACGGTCACCTCGAGTGCCGAGGACTCCCCGGCCGCGGTGATCCAGGGCTTCTCGCCGGACCTCGGCTGGAAGGAACTGGCCGAGGCCTCGTTCGCCCTGGCCGACCCGGACGTGCCGTGGGTGGCCACGAACCTGGACTGGTCGATCCCGGTCGAGCGGGGCATCGCGCCCGGCAACGGCACGCTCGTGTCCGCCGTGCACCAAGCGGTCGGCCGGATGCCCGTGGTCGCCGGCAAGCCCGAGCGGCCGATCTTCGACACGGCGGTCGCGCGCTTCGGCGGCGGTCGGACCCTGTTCATCGGGGACCGGTTGGACACCGACATCAAGGGTGCGAACGACGTCGGGATCCCGAGCGTGCTCGTGCTCACCGGCATCGACAAGGCCAAGCAGGTGCTCGCGGCCGACCAGCGCTCACGTCCCACCTACGTGCTCGAAGACCTCCGGGGGCTGGCCCAGCCGTACCCGGCGACGGTGCGGCGCGAGGACGAGGACGGCACCCGGTACGTGAGCGTCGGTACCTCGACGGTGGCGATGCGCGGGCACGTCGTCCGGGTGCTCGACGCCGGGACCGACATCGATCGGCTCCGTGCCGGCGCGACGCTCATCTGGGAGTCCGGGTTGGCCATCTACGGCCTCGACGTGGACCCGCAGCTGTACGGCGGCGAGTAG